The sequence GTGGTTGACAACTGCACCGAAAGAGCATCTTAAACTTGATATTGCAAAAACGGCTTACACTTTGAAAGAACCCGTCGTCATTGAGGTTACTGCTACCGACCAACAGTTCGAATTGACGAACAACGCGAAAATCCGAGCCGTAATCCTTGATGAGTCGGGGAAACGCAGGGAGTTAAAACTTGAGCAGGTCCTCGGTGAAGAAGGACGCTACACGGCACGTTTTATCCCGAACCGTTACGGTGAATACACCGTTACCGCAACCGGGACCCTTAATGGTGAAAACTTAGGCGAACAACAGACCCTTTTTGAGGTAAAAACATCTTACGCCGAATTTAGTAACGCTGAACTGAACGTCGCACTTCTCAAAACGCTTGCTGAAGGAAGCGGCGGAAAGTACTACACCACCGAAGAGGCTCCCCAACTTGTAAATCAGATTCCGCTTGTCGAAAGTGCAACGTCAAAGATTACGGATGTTGACATCTGGGATATGCCCCTAATTTTTGGGCTGGTCATCGCGCTACTTGGGTTTGAGTGGTTCTTAAGAAAACGCGGCGGTTTGGTCTAAAAGAAAAAAGAAAAATATTTATTTAGGAGACCTATGAACAATTCCTATAAAAACGTTATGTTCGTCATCGCCGACGATTGGAGTCGCATCGCGAAGTGCTACGGAAATGAGATTATCCGAACCCCGCACATCGATGCATTTGCCGAACGCGGCGTTGTGTTTGACTACGCATTCTGTACAAGTCCCTCCTGTGCCGTGAGCCGAGCGTGTATCCTCACGGGACAGCATAGCCATACACATGGGCAATATGGACACTGCCACGGTATTCACGGATTCCGCACACACGAATACATGCAATCGGTGCCGAAAATTCTGAAAGCGCATGGATTCGCTACGGCGTGCATCGGAAAGAAACACGTTGAACCCGTAAGCGTTTATCCCTTCGATTTTGAACCGAAAGTTGATCCCCGAAGCCCTGTGGACATAGCAGCAAAGGTTACCCAATTTCTCGATGAGAATGTAGACACACCCTTTTATCTTCACATCGGCAGCAGTTATCCGCATAGGGCGGGTAAAGGCTTCGGAAATGATCGAACGCATGCCGGCATTGAACCCTCCCCTTACACACCTGACGAAATCATTGTCCCGAATTTCCTACCGGACGTGCCCGCTGTCCGTGAAGATCTCGCAGACTATTACGAGAGTGTTTCGCGGTGGGACGCCGTCGTAGGTGCGGTTTTGGATGCCCTTGACGCTTCCGGACGCGCAGATGAAACCCTCGTCTTTGTTACAACTGACCACGCAATGCCATTTCCGGGCGCCAAGGCCTCCAGTTTTGATAGCGGACACCACTGCCCACTCCTCATCTCCAGTCCGACGCAACAGAAACGCGGTTTCCACAATCAAGCACTCGTCAACTGGGTAGACTTTTGTCCAACAATGTTAGAGTGGTGCGGTGTCGCGCATCCCGATGGTACGGAATCACTCCCCGGGAGATCGCTGCTCACCGTCTTAGAGGACGACAGTCCACATCCAGCTAACGGCGACTGGGAGGAAACGTATTTTTCTCACTGTTTCCATGAGGTAACGAACTACTATCCCTATCGCGTGTTACGCGGCAGACGATATAAGTACGTCCGCAATCTCGCATACCAATTGGAGACACCACTCCCAAGCGATCTGTTCCGTTCAATCTCATGGACAGCCGTGCGGAACGACAACGTCCAGCACCTCGGTGACCGACAACGGACCGAATTCCTACAGCAGAGTCGTGAGGCTTTGTTTGACATGCAGAACGATCCAGCGGAGTCACAAAATCTCATTGACGTCCCTGAGTTACAAGACATAGCCAACGAGATGCGCCAAAAGGTTATCGAATTCCGTCAGAACACCGAGGATCCGTGGCTCGAGCAGTCCTTCCAGGAAGGCGAGACCGGTCCGTTTTTCACGTAGCGCGTTGCCTTCACAGTAGGAGCAATCTCCGAATCGCGACTCCCCTGGTAATCCGATTAGACCGAAGAAGCCTGATTCAGACGTATGCAAAAAAATTACGATTTAGAAGCGATGAACGCCCGCATCCAAGCCGACAGTGGGCTTATACAGCAGATCCTCACGGAGACGGGGAAAGTTATTGTCGGGCAGAAAGCGTTATTAGAGGGGTTGGTGATAGGCTTACTCTGCAACGGACATATCCTGCTCGAAGGAGTACCCGGACTCGCAAAAACGACCGCCGTGAGTGCGCTTGCCCAGACGATTGACGCTTCTTTCAACCGCCTGCAGTTCACGCCGGATCTACTCCCAGCCGATCTTGTCGGCACACTCATCTACGATCAACAGAAGGGGGATTTCTACACGAAAAAAGGACCCATTTTTGCCAACGTTATCCTCGCAGATGAGATAAATCGCGCACCCGCCAAAGTGCAAAGTGCTTTACTCGAAGCGATGCAGGAACGACAGGTAACCATCGGTGGCACGACCTATCCACTTGACGATCCGTTTCTCGTTCTGGCGACCCAAAATCCGATTGAGCATGAAGGCACCTATCCGCTCCCCGAAGCGCAAGTGGATAGATTTATGCTCAAGATTAAGGTGGACTATCCGTCGCATGCAGAGGAATTGCAAATTCTTCGCCGAATGACGACTGAAGCGATCTCCACGATCCAACCCGTGATTTCTCCGGAAGATATTATCCGATTCCGAGAGGTCGTCCGAAACATCTACATGGCAGAGCAGTTGGAGAATTATATCGTCGACTTGGTGTGTGCGACGCGGGCACCGGAAGCGTATCAGTTGGATGAACTTAGCACGCTGATTGAATACGGAGCCTCGCCGCGTGCGACCATTTTTTTGGCATTTGCGGCGCGGGCGCGGGCGTTCCTTTCACAGCGCGGTTACGTTACGCCTGAAGACATCCACGCAGTCGGCATGGACGTGCTAAGACATAGGATCATCATCAGTTATGAAGCAGAGGCGGACGGACGCGACGTTGAGAGTATTATTGATCAGGTGTTTGCAAAGATCGAGGTGCCTTAAAGTCTATCGAATTCATCGGCACCAATGGATACTTCAAATTTGCGAAGCTTTGGCATTACGGTTGGACAAGGAGGCTCAAAATAGAGTTCTAACGCCTCTTTGAGATTTTCGATCGCTTCCTCTTCACTTTTACCTTGACTCGCAATATCTATCTCTAAACATCGGGCAATAAACAACTCCTCTTCCTGCAAGATACTCGCCGTGAATGTTTGCGTTTTCACAATCCAATCTCCTCGAAAATAAGTCCGTACCCTTTTAAGATAGGGTTTTGTTAAGGATACCTATTACTCCTGGGTCTGTCCAGCAACAGCCGATGCCCGCGCCCCTACACCGAGTACCGCTAAGAACCCTTCCGAATCCGCATGATCGAAATCACCGATCGCTTCCATAGACGCTGTCTCCTCGGAATAGAGTGAATGCGGGACACCCCCCGCGGCGTGGAATGCCACATTCCCTTTGTAGAGTGCCACTGTGAGGGTTCCACTCGCCAAATCGGTCAGTGGTTGGATAGAAGATAGCAATGCTTGCGTCGCCGCATCGAACCAGTAACCCTGATATATTTGTTCCGCAATCGTGGCGGCTACATCGTCAAAGTGTCGACGCGCCCGTCTATCTAAAATCAGTTGGAGCAGAAACTCGTAACACTTCCCGAGTAATTCCATCCCTGGAGATTCATAAACGCCACGACTCTTAATCCCGACAAACCGGTTTTCAACGGTATGGATGCCGATCCCGATCCCATTGCGTCCACCGATACGATTCGCTTCTAAGAGACCTTGGAGCGGTGTGACAGGACTCCCGTTAACCTCAACAGGTGTTCCGCGGGCAAAGGTAACCGTAAAGTGTTCTACGTCGTCAGGGGCATCTTTCGGATGCACACCCATACCGGGACTGATGAACCCAGCAGGCGTTTTCAGCGATTCGAGTCGTCCAGCTTCATGTGTGAGTCCCAACAGGTTTGCATCGGTTGAGTAGGGTTTCTCGTGTGTGGCGGTAATCGGTAGATTGTGCGCTTGGCAGAAGTCTATCATCTCTTTCCTACCACCGAAGATCTTGAGGAAGTCCGGATCCCGCCACGGTGCGTAGACAGCGAAGTGTGGATTGAGCATATTGGTAGCAAGTTGAAACCGCACCTGATCGTTGCCTCTACCTGTTGCGCCGTGTGTTAAGATAGTGATGTCGCGTCTTTCCATTTCCGGCAGGAGTGCTTTCACGGTGACATGTCTCGCGATACCAGTCGTATTCCAATACCCGCCTTCATACATCGCTTGGCACTGAACGAGACGGATACCCGCTTCCCCAAGCGCGTCCTTCGCGTCGACAATAATCGCATCTTCGGCACCGCATGCCAACATCCGTTCCCGGATTTCAGAAACGTCCCGTTCATCGGGTTGACCGAGATCTGCCGTAAAACAGACGACCTTGACCCCGTTATCGACCAACCACTTCGTGATAGTGCAACTATCCAAGCCACCCGACACAGCCGCACCCACCGTTTTTCCTTTTAATGTATCAATATTCAAAGCAATCTCCAAGATGTTGTGTATTAAGCTATGACGGAATTATACCACTTTTTGGTGCCGTTTGCAAACCAATTGTCTATAGCCTTAATTCCATAGTTTTCATAGTAAAACTGGGAAACGATGGATTTCAGAAAGGGCTTTAGATCCAAGCCGTGACTGGGTTTTGGACGGTTTTCATTGATGCGTCTCGGAAGTTTGCTATGAAATTTTATGACAGCACAAGGCGTGTATCTACCGCTTTTAATACGGATCAGCGATGGTTTCGTTCACCGTCTCATACCATGAATCCTCAAATAACATACGGAAAGACATCGTTTTGTTATTAGGCGTCGTGATACGCATTGTGCCGTGTTGTGTGGCATTTCGGTAGGCTGTTTCTAACGTCTCAATAAGCTGCTGTTTGTAGGTAGTATCACTGTTACCCTCAAGGTGTTGTCCCTTAGTTTCAAAGAGGCAGAGCCGTTGGGGTCCCGTTTCACTCCTTTGGAGACACGCAATAAAATCGGGGAAGACGCGGTCGCGTCGCCACCCCTGCAAGAAATATCCCTGCTTCACGGCGATACGGTGCCACCATTGAATCGCATTCTGTTTGTCCAAGTAGAGCGCGAAATCCGTTTCCAAGTTGTTAAATTCCGCTTCAAACACCTGTTCAAACAGATTAAGTTGTACCGGACCCCCGTGCGGATGCAGCATCGGTCTTGCTTCAGGTGTGAGACTGATCTCGATCGTTCTTTCCAGTTGGTAGTTTAATGCTCCATCTGCTTGCAGGTTAAACTGGATGTCTCCGGCTTCTAACTTTTCTCGAAAAACGGCTTCCGCAAACTTATCAATGTGATCGCGCAAACAGCGTTTCAGGTACTCGGAGAGATACAACCGATGTGCATACAAAGTCCCTTCGTCAACGCCTTCTTCACGATAGGCAGCGAACGTCATTTTCACGATGCGTGCAGCATGCCACGGATTTGGCAGCACATCACCTAACCGCCGGACGAAAAATGCGACCTCCAAGGTGTGTGCCGCACTCTCTTGCAATTTTTTATTAATTACCGCCTCGTCTTGGAGATGAATGGTGGCACGGATCTCTTGCAGTTGTGCCGCCTCGCCCAAGTTGATAGGGGCTACCCCACCGAGTTGATGCCAGTCAATTGCACGCAGGATGTCCCGCTCATAATTGAGTTCCCGCCAACCCCGTCCCTGCTTATGCAGAACACGCGGTAGAAAGATGTCCATATCACGGTATTCCTGTTTACGTTCAATGGTTCGCCGCACACGCTCTGCACCCGTCCCTTCAACAGAGTCGCCTAATCCTGTCAACCCTTCCGCTTCTAATCCTTTCTTGACGTTCGCAACTGCCGTCTCAACTTTCTGATTGTAGCAAAAGATATAACAACTATCCAGTTCTGGGAGACTTGTAGCACGGGCATAGGGTTGGCGCATCACTCTGCCGATAAGCTGCGTCATGGCTGTCGCCGCGGTGGTGTTGTCGAGAAGGGCAAGCAGATAAGCAAACGGACAGTCCCACCCCTCTTTCAAGGCATCTTTCGTGATGATATAGCGGACAGGGCAGAACGGACTCATGAGATCTACTCCCGCGAGTTCATCCTGTTCTGAGGATTTCACCTTAATCTGTTCCGCGGGAACACCCAATGCATTAATAAGTTCCTCGCGGGCATCCTCGGCGTGTACCTTCACACCGTCGCGCTGGTTTTTGCCGGTGCGATCTACGCGAATCACAGCAATCGGTCGGATATAGCGGTCCTCTGTTTGCTGATACCGTTTCGCTACCTCCTCAAGTCTATCGCGTTCCTCTTTTGTTTGCGCAAGGGTATACCTCCAATCGGAATTCGGGAAATTTCGGAGTTGAATCGGAAGTTTTACCATCTCCTCCTCTTTCAGGGCGAGACCGGAGACATTGACGAGAATATTGCTAATACCGAGTTTAGGGGTGGCAGAGAGTTCCAATACGAAGCGCGGATTGAGTCGATTTACCGCTTCCACAAAGCCCTTATTGCGGACCATGTCTGGACTCCCGTAAGCCTTATGCGCTTCATCTAAAACCACTGTTGGACGCAGCAGCTTCAGGACGTTGAAAAGACTCTGTTTCATGAGCGCGTCTTTGGGGTTTCTGGAGAGTCGAGGTTGTGCGGTTCGATCCTCTTCCGCTGTTTCAAGGTCGGGATGTTTTTCTGAAAGTGCCTGATGTTCCCGTATGTCATCTTCGACGGGAAAGAACGAGGCATAGCCGCTGCTATCGCGGAAAATCTTGAGGAATTCCTTGTTTCGGTTCCGGTTCGCAGCGGGGAGCATGAGGAGCATCACACAGAGATGATTCTCAATATCCTGTTTTGTAAATCTGTCGTCTTTTTGGAGCAGCTTAACGCGGCCACCAGAAGCACGTTCCAGAATCTGTCGATACGGATGCTCTTTGTTCCGTAAAGCATCCCACGTTTGTGTGTAGATCGCTTTAGTAGGAACAAGCCAGAGCACAAACCCCGTACCGAGTTTCAAGTGACGCACCGCCTCTACACCCAACAGAGTTTTGCCGCCACCCGTTGGCACCTTCAGACAAACATGCGGAATCGGTTCACCGGCAGCACTCTCACGCGAAATGTGTTCCGGAATCAGATCCTGACCTTGCGCATTTCGAATGCCCGGCAGGACAAATGCTTCTCGTAAATTTTCCCACGCAATGTGCGGATAATTTTCCGCTTGTCTTACAGCGTCTCTTGTAGATTCTCTTACAACCGCTGGCAGTGTGTTTAGGTCAAGGGTAGTCAACTCGACTGCTTGTTGGCGCGCCTCCTTGAGAGCATCCAGATAGCGGTCCAATGTATTTAATGCCTGTTGTTGATAGTCTTTGAGTTCCATTATGCAATTACTCCATGATACGATAAATGTTATAGGGCAACTGACAGAAAGTGATACCCTTGTCCGTTAACTCTTTCTGACTGATGAATTTCTGTGGCGCATAGACATAAGCCTTTTTACCGGTCTCTTTGCACGTTTTGGCAATCTTATCCGCGCGGTCTCCATCTAACGCAGACTGATTGCTCTCCAAAAATTCTAACGTCGGTTCATAGATGAGATAGAAACGAAGGTCGTTGGTTTCACCAAAGCAATAATCCTCCTGTTCCGAGATTGCGGTTAACGCATTTCCCGTGGCAGTATAAGCGATGTAGTCGGCTAAGGCCTCGTAAGTAGGGAGATTTTCGCCGGTGAGCATACCTTCTTCGTCAATCGGTTCGCCGAGGGTGCAGTAGGTAAAGGAGCCGCCAAGCCCGCTTCGGAGGGTTTCGTCTGTGGCATTTTCAACGCCGTTGATGACGCGTCGGACGCGTTCAGCGGTAATGGTATCGGCATAATCTTCGCATTCAACAAGGATAAACTTTCGATTACCGCCATCCGCTTTGTTAAGCGCGAGGACAGCGTGAGCGGTGGTACCACTACCGGCAAAAGAGTCAAGGATGATAGAATCGGGATCGGCACCGATTTGTAAGATGCGCTTTAATAATGTAGGAGGCTTAGGGTTTGAAAATGCAACACCAATTTTATTGAGTCCCTGCGTTGCACTTTGGGTGTGTCCAACATCTTCGTGCAGCCATACAGTCAGGGGCGTGATGCCTTGTTTTACTTCCGACAGAAACCGTTTCACGCGCGGAACATTATTACCATCTTCACCAAACCATATTCGATTGTCATTTACCAATTCACCAAATTTCTCTCTACTACACCGCCAACATCTACTTCGCGGTGGATTCACGACTCGCCCCGATGGAGTGGTAATCGGATAGTCATACTCTGCTTGGTAGGTCTTCACATCTAATCCGCTTGAACTCCAAGGTCCCCGTGGATCATTGTCCGGATTAGAATATCGTTCGTTGTGTTTTTCAGTCCGCGGTAGGAGAATCGGTCTCCATATCTCTTTATCCTTTGCATAACACAGCACAAAATCATGATTATCGGAAAAATACTTCGCATCATTTTGTGGACTAAATTTTTTCTGCCAGATAATGTTAGTTACAAAATTCTTAGCCCCAAAAATCTCGTCTGTTAGCATTCGAAGACGATGCTGCTCATCATCGTCAATTGAGATAAAAATAACACCATCATCGGACAGCAATTCATGCAATAAATGTAACCGAGGCCACATCATACACAACCACTTATCGTGACGTTCCAAGTCTTCATTATCAACAGGACTGTGTTTCGCCAGCCATGCTTGCATCAGCGGGCTATTGACGTTGTCGTTGTAGACCCAGTTTTCGTTGCCGGTATTGTACGGAGGATCGATGTAGATGCACTTGATTTTGCCAGCGTATTTTGGGAAGAGTGCCTTCAGGGCGTGCAGATTGTCGCTGTGGATAATGAGATTATCATTTAGGGATGGATCGTTATCGCCAGTAGAAGATTTATCTGCGTCTATCTCTATAGTGCTGATCGGAACGGTGAGGTGGTGTCCGTAAATGAACTGTTTACCTTTGAAATCGAGTGAGGGCATAGGGATTCCTCAAAAATTCTTATTCATAACATGTCAAAAATATGGGATAACACACCAAAATTATGCATAATTAAGCATAAAACCTTATAAATATAGCATTAAAACGCAATTAATGCTATAAAAATGTGTTTTATAGCATTAATGTATCAATCTCACTTATCCCCATTTTTTATCGGATAGGACTTACGCAAACAGATACATCTCGGAAATACGTGTATTTTTCAAAAGCAGTCTGGTTTGTAGTAGCGCAATTCATTTATTAAATTTGGTTGAAATTCTCTCAACAGATGCGTTATAATTACGGCAAAAAGGAGATACACGCCATGAACAGAATAACTTTTAATCCGGAGCAATGCGGTGGACGTCCCTGTATCCGAGGGATGCGGATTCGGGTAACAGATGTCTTAGATTTGCTGGCCGCTGGACTTTCTTTTCAAGAAATCCTTGATGAAATGCCGGCCTTAGAATACGAAGATATTGTCGCTTCTCTCCAATTCGCCTCACAAAAAATTAACCATCCTGTAATTGCCGCATGAAGTTTTGGATCGATGCACAGCTGTCTTCAGCACTCGCCCCTTGGCTCAATGACACTTTTGGGGTGCAAGCTTTCTCGCTTGAATGGCTCGGGCTCCAAAAGGCTGCGGTTTTCACTAAATCCTTATTTGGACAATCCAAAAAATCCTTGACACCCTTCCCGAAACTGCATACAATAAACCCCAATTACAATGTATCATATGCGGAGGTTTCTCATGCCGACAATCGAAACAGTTTTTAATTCCCCAGGACCCCAACCCAACGGAATGCAAGCCACTGAAGACGGACTCTGGATTCTCGACCAGCAAACCAACGAGGTACATCTCGTCTCCTATGACGGTGATGTCAAAAAGACACTCGCCACCGGTTCCGATAGAGGTAGCGGTATCACGGATACAGGCGGCACACTCTGGCTCGCGTCCACCTACAGTTGCGAAATCCTTGCAACAGATCCAGAAAGCGGCAACACGCTCGCTTCCTACGAGACACCCGGCGCAGAGCAAACCGGCGCACACGGATTGGAATGGCGCGATAATAAACTCTGGATAGCAGTACCCCCCTCAGCCACCATCTATCAGGTCGATGTCGAAGACGGTTTCAAAGTCATTCACACGCTCCCCGCGCCCGGTGTTCGACCGCACGGTATCGCATGGATAGGCGACGATCTCTGGTGCGTTGAGACGAACCATCGCGCAATCTTCCATCTCAATCCAGAAGATGGCAGCCATCTCAACAAAATCGAAATACCAGAACCGCATCCCGAACCCCACGGAATGACCTACTGGGACGGGTATTTCTGGTATTGCGATGCACACACAACTGAGGTATGCCGCGTGGCAGCATCCTGATGGAAACCGTCGGACGCCTCTTAAATATGGGGGCAAACCCCGCGGCAATGAATATGGGGATTGACGAGGCAATTCTGCTCGCGCAGCAGGAGCAGCCGAACCCGACACTGCGGTTTTATGAATGGTCGTCCCCAGCTTTCAGTTTCGGCTACTTCCAAGATATCGACTCGGAAGTTGACGTGGCGGCGTGCCGCGCAGACGGCATCGAACTGGTGAAACGGATGACTGGCGGCGGGACTGTCGTGCATGGCTGGGAATTGACCTACACGCTAATTCTCCCACGAACCGCCGCAGAGATGGGTATTTCCGAGGCGTATCGATGCATTGGGGACTCTCTCGTTAAGGCGTTTCAGAAACTCGGTGTCCCCGCGCAGTGCTATGCCACTTGCCCCGATTCTTCCGAAATCGCTCCCAATATCTGCCTGACGAATCCTGCTGAACATGACGTCATGTCTGACGACAAGAAGTTAGCAGGCGTTTCTGTGAGACGTAACCGGGGCGGGATACTGTTTCAAGGGTATATCTCATTAGATATGCCGCCCCCCTTTATCCTCAAGCGCGTTTCAAAGAATCCGGAAGTTCAACAGAGTGTCCACGAAAAATCGACTGCAATCAACAGAGACGGACATTCTATAACCAGAGACGCGCTCATCCAAGCCGTCTCTGAAACATTTGACATCGGAATTGCGTTTAATTCAGGAGAACTATCGCTAACAGAACGAACACAGGCGGAAACCTTGGTTGAGACCAAGTATGCCACAGCAGCGTGGAATTTTGGATGAAAGAAATTAGAAGATAGCAACAAAACCGTAGTCCGTAATGAAATGGAGGGGTTTTTGCTTGGGTGTTTCTTCAGATATACGGAAAGGCACGGCAATGACTAAACCCGCCTTACCGAACCGCAAGGGAAACTTAAAACTTATTCCACAGGGCGCGTTCATCATGGGCACCGATATTGAAGCGTTCTACGGTACTGCCTTAGCCAATTCGGAGCATGCCAAACTTGATGAAGCCCCGATGCACGTCCGCTTTCTGGAGGCATACCTCATTGAACAGTATCCTGTAACGAACGCCGAATACGCTGCCTTCGTCCAAGAGACGAATCATCCGCCACCCCCACATTGGAACAACGGCAACTTCGCGCCTGAAGCGGCGAACCTCCCCGTTGTCCACGTCAGTTGGCATGATAGTAACGCGTACGCACACTGGGCAGGCAAGCGGCTACCGACAGAAGCTGAATGGGAGAAAGCCTGCCGAGGTCCCGATGGACGGATTTATCCGTGGGGGAATGTCTTCGTTGCCGATGAA comes from Candidatus Poribacteria bacterium and encodes:
- a CDS encoding DUF433 domain-containing protein; its protein translation is MNRITFNPEQCGGRPCIRGMRIRVTDVLDLLAAGLSFQEILDEMPALEYEDIVASLQFASQKINHPVIAA
- a CDS encoding sulfatase, producing the protein MNNSYKNVMFVIADDWSRIAKCYGNEIIRTPHIDAFAERGVVFDYAFCTSPSCAVSRACILTGQHSHTHGQYGHCHGIHGFRTHEYMQSVPKILKAHGFATACIGKKHVEPVSVYPFDFEPKVDPRSPVDIAAKVTQFLDENVDTPFYLHIGSSYPHRAGKGFGNDRTHAGIEPSPYTPDEIIVPNFLPDVPAVREDLADYYESVSRWDAVVGAVLDALDASGRADETLVFVTTDHAMPFPGAKASSFDSGHHCPLLISSPTQQKRGFHNQALVNWVDFCPTMLEWCGVAHPDGTESLPGRSLLTVLEDDSPHPANGDWEETYFSHCFHEVTNYYPYRVLRGRRYKYVRNLAYQLETPLPSDLFRSISWTAVRNDNVQHLGDRQRTEFLQQSREALFDMQNDPAESQNLIDVPELQDIANEMRQKVIEFRQNTEDPWLEQSFQEGETGPFFT
- the argG gene encoding argininosuccinate synthase — encoded protein: MNIDTLKGKTVGAAVSGGLDSCTITKWLVDNGVKVVCFTADLGQPDERDVSEIRERMLACGAEDAIIVDAKDALGEAGIRLVQCQAMYEGGYWNTTGIARHVTVKALLPEMERRDITILTHGATGRGNDQVRFQLATNMLNPHFAVYAPWRDPDFLKIFGGRKEMIDFCQAHNLPITATHEKPYSTDANLLGLTHEAGRLESLKTPAGFISPGMGVHPKDAPDDVEHFTVTFARGTPVEVNGSPVTPLQGLLEANRIGGRNGIGIGIHTVENRFVGIKSRGVYESPGMELLGKCYEFLLQLILDRRARRHFDDVAATIAEQIYQGYWFDAATQALLSSIQPLTDLASGTLTVALYKGNVAFHAAGGVPHSLYSEETASMEAIGDFDHADSEGFLAVLGVGARASAVAGQTQE
- a CDS encoding AAA domain-containing protein, with protein sequence MQKNYDLEAMNARIQADSGLIQQILTETGKVIVGQKALLEGLVIGLLCNGHILLEGVPGLAKTTAVSALAQTIDASFNRLQFTPDLLPADLVGTLIYDQQKGDFYTKKGPIFANVILADEINRAPAKVQSALLEAMQERQVTIGGTTYPLDDPFLVLATQNPIEHEGTYPLPEAQVDRFMLKIKVDYPSHAEELQILRRMTTEAISTIQPVISPEDIIRFREVVRNIYMAEQLENYIVDLVCATRAPEAYQLDELSTLIEYGASPRATIFLAFAARARAFLSQRGYVTPEDIHAVGMDVLRHRIIISYEAEADGRDVESIIDQVFAKIEVP
- a CDS encoding site-specific DNA-methyltransferase; this encodes MPSLDFKGKQFIYGHHLTVPISTIEIDADKSSTGDNDPSLNDNLIIHSDNLHALKALFPKYAGKIKCIYIDPPYNTGNENWVYNDNVNSPLMQAWLAKHSPVDNEDLERHDKWLCMMWPRLHLLHELLSDDGVIFISIDDDEQHRLRMLTDEIFGAKNFVTNIIWQKKFSPQNDAKYFSDNHDFVLCYAKDKEIWRPILLPRTEKHNERYSNPDNDPRGPWSSSGLDVKTYQAEYDYPITTPSGRVVNPPRSRCWRCSREKFGELVNDNRIWFGEDGNNVPRVKRFLSEVKQGITPLTVWLHEDVGHTQSATQGLNKIGVAFSNPKPPTLLKRILQIGADPDSIILDSFAGSGTTAHAVLALNKADGGNRKFILVECEDYADTITAERVRRVINGVENATDETLRSGLGGSFTYCTLGEPIDEEGMLTGENLPTYEALADYIAYTATGNALTAISEQEDYCFGETNDLRFYLIYEPTLEFLESNQSALDGDRADKIAKTCKETGKKAYVYAPQKFISQKELTDKGITFCQLPYNIYRIME
- a CDS encoding restriction endonuclease subunit R, whose protein sequence is MELKDYQQQALNTLDRYLDALKEARQQAVELTTLDLNTLPAVVRESTRDAVRQAENYPHIAWENLREAFVLPGIRNAQGQDLIPEHISRESAAGEPIPHVCLKVPTGGGKTLLGVEAVRHLKLGTGFVLWLVPTKAIYTQTWDALRNKEHPYRQILERASGGRVKLLQKDDRFTKQDIENHLCVMLLMLPAANRNRNKEFLKIFRDSSGYASFFPVEDDIREHQALSEKHPDLETAEEDRTAQPRLSRNPKDALMKQSLFNVLKLLRPTVVLDEAHKAYGSPDMVRNKGFVEAVNRLNPRFVLELSATPKLGISNILVNVSGLALKEEEMVKLPIQLRNFPNSDWRYTLAQTKEERDRLEEVAKRYQQTEDRYIRPIAVIRVDRTGKNQRDGVKVHAEDAREELINALGVPAEQIKVKSSEQDELAGVDLMSPFCPVRYIITKDALKEGWDCPFAYLLALLDNTTAATAMTQLIGRVMRQPYARATSLPELDSCYIFCYNQKVETAVANVKKGLEAEGLTGLGDSVEGTGAERVRRTIERKQEYRDMDIFLPRVLHKQGRGWRELNYERDILRAIDWHQLGGVAPINLGEAAQLQEIRATIHLQDEAVINKKLQESAAHTLEVAFFVRRLGDVLPNPWHAARIVKMTFAAYREEGVDEGTLYAHRLYLSEYLKRCLRDHIDKFAEAVFREKLEAGDIQFNLQADGALNYQLERTIEISLTPEARPMLHPHGGPVQLNLFEQVFEAEFNNLETDFALYLDKQNAIQWWHRIAVKQGYFLQGWRRDRVFPDFIACLQRSETGPQRLCLFETKGQHLEGNSDTTYKQQLIETLETAYRNATQHGTMRITTPNNKTMSFRMLFEDSWYETVNETIADPY
- a CDS encoding type II toxin-antitoxin system HicB family antitoxin is translated as MKTQTFTASILQEEELFIARCLEIDIASQGKSEEEAIENLKEALELYFEPPCPTVMPKLRKFEVSIGADEFDRL
- a CDS encoding lipoate--protein ligase family protein, producing MPRGSILMETVGRLLNMGANPAAMNMGIDEAILLAQQEQPNPTLRFYEWSSPAFSFGYFQDIDSEVDVAACRADGIELVKRMTGGGTVVHGWELTYTLILPRTAAEMGISEAYRCIGDSLVKAFQKLGVPAQCYATCPDSSEIAPNICLTNPAEHDVMSDDKKLAGVSVRRNRGGILFQGYISLDMPPPFILKRVSKNPEVQQSVHEKSTAINRDGHSITRDALIQAVSETFDIGIAFNSGELSLTERTQAETLVETKYATAAWNFG